A region from the Anaerobranca californiensis DSM 14826 genome encodes:
- the rsmA gene encoding 16S rRNA (adenine(1518)-N(6)/adenine(1519)-N(6))-dimethyltransferase RsmA, with the protein MDNLYSASKIKEIINNNGFNFKKKFGQNFLIDKNILDKIINATEADGDSVVLEIGPGIGTLAVELAKRGATVYAIEIDSTLIPILEKNFELYPNIKLIHGDALKVDYKEILAPYIGEKKIKVAANLPYYITTPLIFKILETDLPWESITLMMQLEVAQRICAKPGGKDYGSLTVAVNYYGKPTLITKVPSQAFFPSPKVDSAVLNIKLNTEKIFVKDQQLFFKIIKTAFNQRRKTLLNNLLNLGKLNKEELNNLLKSINIDGSRRAESLTIEEFALLTNAIYNILGNFE; encoded by the coding sequence ATGGATAATTTATATTCAGCATCGAAGATAAAAGAAATTATCAATAATAATGGTTTTAACTTTAAGAAAAAATTTGGTCAAAACTTTCTTATAGATAAAAACATATTAGATAAAATTATAAATGCAACGGAAGCAGATGGTGATTCTGTTGTTTTAGAAATCGGACCTGGTATTGGTACTTTAGCAGTTGAATTGGCAAAAAGAGGGGCAACAGTATATGCTATAGAAATAGATTCAACTTTAATTCCAATCTTAGAGAAAAATTTTGAACTATATCCAAACATAAAGTTAATCCATGGCGATGCTTTAAAAGTGGATTATAAGGAAATTCTAGCCCCTTATATAGGGGAGAAAAAGATTAAAGTTGCAGCAAACTTACCTTATTATATAACAACACCACTAATTTTTAAAATTTTAGAAACTGACCTACCCTGGGAAAGCATAACTTTAATGATGCAATTAGAAGTTGCTCAAAGGATTTGTGCTAAACCAGGGGGAAAAGACTATGGATCATTAACAGTTGCAGTTAATTATTACGGAAAGCCCACTCTAATTACAAAAGTTCCTTCCCAAGCTTTTTTTCCTTCTCCCAAAGTTGATTCTGCAGTATTGAATATTAAATTGAACACTGAAAAAATTTTTGTTAAAGATCAACAGCTATTTTTTAAAATAATTAAAACTGCCTTTAATCAAAGGAGAAAGACTTTACTAAACAATTTACTAAACTTAGGTAAACTAAATAAAGAAGAGCTTAATAATCTATTAAAAAGTATAAATATAGACGGTTCAAGGAGGGCGGAAAGTTTAACTATTGAAGAATTTGCCCTTTTAACTAATGCTATCTATAATATTTTAGGAAACTTTGAATAA